A window of Tautonia plasticadhaerens contains these coding sequences:
- the amaB gene encoding L-piperidine-6-carboxylate dehydrogenase: MFDDLLQRLGLKDRHPGVCSGPGGWVGRPGGEEITSINPSTGVPIATVVGGSIGDYDALVDRAVDAFKRWRTLPAPHRGEVVRRIGQALREHKEDLGLLVTLEVGKIRSEGLGEVQEMIDMADFAVGLSRQLYGLTIASERPGHRMFEQWHPLGPVGIISAFNFPVAVWSWNAMVAGVCGDSMVWKPSPLAPLTSLAVQHVVNRAVEGTGLDGLFGLCVGGTEIGRRMAGDDRLPLVSATGSVAMGKAIAPVVASRLGRALLELGGNNGIIVSPKANLDLALRAVAFAAVGTAGQRCTTLRRLILHESIADGFLDRLAAAYRSLPVGDPWEDDVLVGPLIGEQAVEGMLAAVDRAKGQGGEVLCGGRRLDRPGFFVEPTLIRARGDLPISRTETFAPILYATTYADLDEALALHNSVAEGLSSAIFTDDLREAERFLSPEGSDCGIANVNIGTSGAEIGGAFGGEKDTGGGREAGSDSWKAYMRRQTCTVNYGGSLPLAQGVRFDIAP, from the coding sequence ATGTTCGACGACCTCTTGCAGCGGCTCGGGCTGAAGGACAGGCACCCCGGCGTCTGCTCCGGCCCGGGGGGCTGGGTGGGGCGGCCCGGGGGGGAGGAGATCACCTCGATCAACCCCAGCACCGGGGTGCCGATCGCCACCGTCGTCGGCGGGTCGATCGGCGATTACGACGCCCTGGTCGATCGCGCGGTCGACGCCTTCAAGCGCTGGCGGACCCTGCCCGCCCCGCATCGGGGGGAGGTGGTGCGGCGGATCGGCCAGGCGCTCCGGGAGCACAAGGAGGACCTGGGGCTGCTCGTCACCCTGGAGGTCGGCAAGATCCGATCGGAAGGGCTCGGCGAGGTCCAGGAGATGATCGACATGGCCGACTTCGCCGTCGGCCTCTCCCGGCAGCTCTACGGGCTGACGATCGCCAGCGAGCGGCCCGGCCACCGGATGTTCGAGCAGTGGCACCCCCTCGGGCCGGTCGGCATCATCTCGGCTTTCAACTTCCCGGTGGCCGTCTGGTCCTGGAACGCGATGGTGGCGGGGGTCTGCGGCGACAGCATGGTCTGGAAGCCCTCGCCGCTGGCCCCCTTGACGAGCCTGGCCGTCCAGCACGTCGTCAACCGGGCGGTCGAGGGGACGGGGCTCGACGGGCTGTTCGGCCTCTGCGTCGGGGGGACGGAGATCGGCCGACGGATGGCGGGGGACGACCGGCTCCCCCTCGTCTCGGCCACCGGCAGCGTGGCGATGGGCAAGGCGATCGCCCCGGTCGTCGCCTCCCGGCTGGGCCGGGCCCTCCTGGAGCTGGGCGGCAACAACGGCATCATCGTCTCTCCCAAGGCGAACCTGGACCTGGCCTTGCGTGCCGTCGCCTTCGCGGCCGTCGGCACCGCCGGCCAGCGCTGCACCACGCTCCGACGGCTGATCCTCCACGAGTCGATCGCCGACGGCTTCCTCGACCGCCTGGCCGCCGCGTACCGGAGCCTGCCGGTCGGCGACCCCTGGGAGGACGACGTGCTGGTCGGCCCGCTCATCGGCGAGCAGGCGGTCGAGGGGATGCTGGCGGCGGTCGACCGGGCGAAGGGGCAGGGGGGGGAGGTCCTCTGCGGCGGCCGTCGGCTCGATCGGCCCGGCTTCTTCGTCGAGCCGACCCTGATCCGGGCCCGGGGCGACCTGCCCATCTCCCGGACCGAGACCTTCGCCCCGATCCTCTACGCGACGACCTATGCCGACCTCGACGAGGCCCTCGCCCTGCACAACTCCGTCGCCGAGGGGCTCTCCTCGGCCATCTTCACCGACGACCTCCGAGAAGCGGAGCGATTCCTCTCCCCCGAGGGGTCCGACTGCGGGATCGCCAACGTCAACATCGGCACCTCGGGCGCCGAGATCGGCGGGGCCTTCGGCGGCGAGAAGGACACCGGGGGCGGCCGGGAGGCCGGATCCGACTCCTGGAAGGCCTACATGAGGCGGCAGACCTGCACCGTGAATTACGGCGGGTCGCTCCCGCTTGCCCAGGGTGTCCGGTTTGACATCGCCCCGTGA
- a CDS encoding FHA domain-containing protein has translation MGNVNQGGNSTMLGHWRVVLKQAEESAKAGRLDEALALAARADVADHRQAVQLRGKWTLELVKRAARRAEADDLDGALGDLDTAESFGAAPDVLAASRLKLADLVAEDLKTDLAAGEPDRAVDRIDAVGRRKVAGPGLRRLRESAEAWKAARGEARRGEFGVAADLLDRASRLAGSEASDALAAARRELEARQQAAAPKADRFYRTLSESADAWPAILAAAEDLLATVPEHPAARQARSRAWQQIGAIGPAVPSIPNRPPAAGNGEIRFLDESTPGPSPARAEPTAARPKSRHGGPHGRFLLWADVIGGYLVCLDDEVTLGRAGPDASADVQLLADLSRRHAVIARDGEHYTLRALHPTFVNGRAVDSAPLRDGDVIRLGSNVELEFRRPSPVTSTATLRLLSRHRPPMAVDGVLLMAQSCLVGPTRQCHVSAPRLKQPVVLFRQADALWCRCPGAFEVDGRPALSRAPLTTSSSVKGEGFSFSLEPVEPRGAALA, from the coding sequence ATGGGCAACGTCAACCAGGGCGGCAACTCCACCATGTTGGGACACTGGCGAGTCGTCTTGAAGCAGGCCGAGGAGTCGGCCAAGGCCGGTCGCCTCGACGAGGCGCTCGCGCTGGCCGCCCGCGCCGACGTGGCCGACCACCGGCAGGCCGTCCAGCTGCGGGGCAAGTGGACCCTGGAGCTGGTCAAACGCGCCGCCCGCCGGGCCGAGGCCGACGACCTCGACGGCGCCCTCGGCGACCTCGACACCGCGGAGTCCTTCGGCGCCGCCCCCGACGTCCTGGCCGCGTCCCGGTTGAAACTGGCCGACCTCGTGGCCGAGGACCTCAAGACGGACCTCGCCGCCGGGGAGCCGGACCGGGCCGTCGACCGGATCGACGCGGTCGGCCGGCGGAAGGTCGCCGGCCCCGGGCTGAGGCGGCTCCGGGAGTCGGCCGAGGCGTGGAAGGCCGCCCGGGGCGAGGCCCGCCGCGGCGAGTTCGGCGTGGCCGCCGACCTGCTGGATCGCGCCTCCCGCCTGGCCGGCTCCGAGGCGTCTGACGCCCTCGCCGCCGCCCGACGCGAGCTGGAGGCACGCCAGCAGGCCGCCGCGCCGAAGGCCGACCGCTTCTACCGGACCCTCTCCGAGTCGGCCGACGCCTGGCCGGCGATCCTCGCCGCCGCCGAGGACCTGCTGGCGACCGTCCCCGAGCACCCGGCCGCCCGGCAGGCCCGCAGCCGGGCCTGGCAGCAGATCGGCGCCATCGGCCCGGCCGTCCCCTCGATCCCGAACCGCCCCCCCGCGGCCGGCAACGGCGAGATCCGGTTCCTCGACGAGTCGACCCCCGGGCCGTCACCGGCCCGGGCCGAGCCGACGGCCGCCCGGCCGAAGTCCCGGCACGGCGGCCCCCACGGCCGGTTCCTGCTCTGGGCCGACGTGATCGGCGGCTACCTCGTCTGCCTGGACGACGAGGTCACCCTCGGCCGGGCCGGGCCGGACGCCTCGGCCGACGTCCAGCTCCTGGCCGATCTGTCCCGCCGACACGCCGTGATCGCCCGGGACGGCGAGCACTACACCCTGAGGGCCCTGCACCCGACCTTCGTCAACGGCCGGGCCGTCGACTCGGCCCCGCTGCGGGACGGCGACGTGATCCGGCTGGGCTCGAACGTCGAGCTGGAGTTCCGTCGCCCGAGTCCCGTCACCTCCACCGCCACGCTCCGCCTGCTCAGCCGGCACCGGCCGCCGATGGCGGTCGACGGCGTGCTGCTGATGGCCCAGTCGTGCCTGGTCGGGCCGACCCGGCAGTGCCACGTCTCGGCGCCCAGGCTCAAGCAGCCGGTCGTCCTATTCCGCCAGGCCGACGCCCTCTGGTGCCGGTGCCCCGGCGCCTTCGAGGTCGACGGCAGGCCCGCCCTCTCCCGGGCGCCGCTGACGACGTCCTCCTCCGTGAAGGGCGAAGGGTTCTCCTTCAGCCTCGAGCCGGTCGAACCCCGAGGGGCCGCGCTCGCCTGA
- a CDS encoding serine/threonine-protein kinase — protein sequence MNPLARPKPGESLAETIAHPQAGHPRPASVGDGSGPGAASEHSPMADRERSTPPGGRPGERYYFGSGDRPLEGYTIKRAIGRGGFGEVYYAVSDAGKEVALKLLLRNVEIEKRGVQQCMNLKSQHLITIFDMRTTDEGDTFVVMEYVAGPSLAQILEQHADGLPPNEVRMWLKGLVDGVAYLHDHGIVHRDLKPANLFLEEGTVKIGDYGLSKFIANSAEAGHSASVGTCHYMAPEISTGKYQKPIDIYAIGIILFEMMTGRVPFDGETPHEVLMKHLTSRPDLSPLPEPYREIVSRALAKDPSRRPQDAYEVLVPQDVPRSPDVRFIGEGKSSPSNLAPPPIPAPAPGPAPGPNRGDEDVLHIGEEDSVLYIGPDTMPPRRPGVRGWLRPLGGRQARRGSAPKPPVRSASARRAAPAPLPKRARRPDAPAGPPPTPPTLPSARIRLAEAATSMLVAAPVASVLAVVGAAMLGDREYEPLSSEVVLLLGTALMGTWGLLVPTKFWEGRSVDSATRRFTLGAVGLAFGALMSVVLGWTNFELAEVSWYADGAPAGELVGELVRHDPGRVRALGLPMFYGLAFALGPWCSSSGRDRSRRFRITPVFWAGVLGLVLGNLTPAPMPWAPASLALVAVTLQLVSPRSEQAARYARYRKQARAA from the coding sequence ATGAACCCCCTGGCCCGACCCAAGCCCGGCGAATCGCTGGCCGAGACGATCGCCCACCCGCAGGCCGGCCACCCCCGCCCGGCCTCCGTCGGGGACGGGTCCGGGCCCGGCGCCGCCTCGGAGCACTCCCCGATGGCCGATCGCGAGCGCAGCACCCCCCCCGGCGGGCGGCCCGGCGAGCGCTACTATTTCGGCTCCGGCGACCGCCCCCTGGAGGGGTACACGATCAAGCGCGCCATCGGCCGGGGCGGCTTCGGCGAGGTCTACTACGCCGTCTCCGACGCGGGCAAGGAAGTCGCGCTGAAGCTCCTGCTGCGGAACGTCGAGATCGAGAAGCGCGGCGTCCAGCAGTGCATGAACCTCAAGAGCCAGCACCTGATCACGATCTTCGACATGAGGACGACCGACGAGGGGGACACCTTCGTCGTCATGGAGTACGTGGCCGGGCCCAGCCTCGCCCAGATCCTCGAGCAGCACGCCGACGGCCTGCCGCCGAACGAGGTCCGGATGTGGCTCAAGGGGCTGGTCGACGGCGTCGCCTACCTGCACGACCACGGCATCGTGCACCGGGACCTGAAGCCGGCCAACCTCTTCCTGGAGGAGGGGACGGTCAAGATCGGCGACTACGGGCTCTCCAAGTTCATCGCGAATAGCGCCGAGGCCGGGCACTCGGCCAGCGTGGGGACCTGTCACTACATGGCGCCGGAGATCTCGACCGGCAAGTACCAGAAGCCGATCGACATCTACGCCATCGGCATCATCCTCTTCGAGATGATGACCGGCCGCGTCCCCTTCGACGGCGAGACGCCCCATGAGGTGCTGATGAAGCACCTGACCTCCCGGCCGGACCTCTCCCCCCTGCCAGAGCCCTACCGGGAGATCGTCTCCCGGGCGCTGGCCAAGGACCCGAGCCGACGCCCTCAGGACGCCTACGAGGTGCTCGTCCCCCAGGACGTGCCCCGGTCCCCCGATGTCCGGTTCATCGGCGAGGGGAAGTCCAGCCCCTCGAACCTCGCCCCGCCGCCGATCCCGGCCCCGGCCCCCGGGCCCGCCCCCGGGCCGAATCGGGGGGACGAGGACGTCCTGCACATCGGCGAGGAGGATTCGGTCCTCTACATCGGCCCCGACACCATGCCCCCGAGACGCCCCGGCGTCCGCGGCTGGCTCCGGCCGCTGGGGGGCCGGCAGGCCCGCCGGGGGTCGGCCCCGAAACCCCCCGTCCGATCGGCCTCCGCCCGGCGGGCGGCCCCGGCCCCGCTCCCGAAGCGGGCCCGGCGGCCCGACGCCCCCGCCGGCCCGCCGCCGACCCCGCCGACCTTGCCGTCGGCCCGGATCCGGCTGGCCGAGGCGGCCACCTCGATGCTCGTCGCCGCCCCGGTGGCCTCGGTGCTGGCGGTCGTCGGCGCCGCGATGCTCGGGGACCGCGAATACGAGCCGCTCAGCTCCGAGGTCGTCCTGCTGCTGGGCACCGCCCTGATGGGGACCTGGGGCCTGCTCGTCCCGACCAAGTTCTGGGAGGGGAGGTCGGTCGACTCGGCCACCCGGCGCTTCACGCTCGGGGCCGTCGGCCTGGCCTTCGGCGCCCTGATGAGCGTCGTGCTCGGCTGGACGAACTTCGAGCTGGCCGAGGTCTCCTGGTACGCCGACGGCGCCCCCGCCGGCGAGCTGGTCGGCGAGCTGGTCCGGCACGACCCGGGCCGGGTCCGGGCCCTGGGGCTGCCGATGTTCTACGGCCTGGCCTTCGCGCTGGGCCCCTGGTGTTCCTCCTCGGGGCGCGACCGGAGCCGACGGTTCCGGATCACCCCGGTCTTCTGGGCCGGGGTGCTCGGGCTCGTCCTGGGCAACCTGACCCCGGCCCCGATGCCATGGGCCCCGGCCTCGCTGGCCCTGGTGGCCGTCACGCTGCAACTGGTCAGCCCCCGGAGCGAGCAGGCCGCCCGCTACGCCCGGTATCGCAAGCAGGCCCGGGCGGCCTGA
- a CDS encoding PLDc N-terminal domain-containing protein, protein MILSFERARERVADAIRHVHPIHLALIGLGGLLLASIAIGGELVFPIVFLGFLLGMVLFWANEFLTLMQAPDSAFPGRSDKLVWALLLVLLPPIGAPLFWAFRHGYGEPAGDRAGKPHARPWMHDEV, encoded by the coding sequence ATGATCCTCTCGTTCGAACGGGCCCGAGAGCGGGTCGCCGACGCGATCCGGCACGTCCACCCGATCCACCTGGCGTTGATCGGCCTGGGGGGGCTGCTGCTGGCGTCGATCGCCATCGGCGGCGAGCTCGTGTTCCCGATCGTCTTCCTGGGCTTCCTGCTCGGCATGGTGCTGTTCTGGGCGAATGAGTTCCTGACCCTGATGCAGGCGCCCGACTCCGCCTTCCCCGGCCGGTCCGACAAGCTGGTCTGGGCCCTGCTCCTGGTGCTCCTCCCACCGATCGGCGCCCCGCTCTTCTGGGCCTTCCGCCACGGCTACGGGGAGCCGGCCGGCGACCGGGCCGGCAAGCCCCACGCGAGG